In a single window of the Coffea eugenioides isolate CCC68of chromosome 3, Ceug_1.0, whole genome shotgun sequence genome:
- the LOC113765695 gene encoding lipase-like translates to MAAKWWLAAAILISLCATSTGRELKVKIKHKGHLPVYNHTLARVLAEYASAVYWSDTTQLFTWTCERCNDLTEGFEMIELIIDVQRCLQAFVGVAKDLNAIIIAFRGTQETSIQNWVADLYWKQLDIDYPGMDNAMVHHGFYTAYHNTTLRPGILSAVERAKELYGDIKIMSTGHSMGGAMAAFCALDLTVNIGEKDVQVVTFGQPRIGNAAFASYYSEFVPRTIRVTHEHDIVPHLPPYYYYFPQKTYHHFPTEVWLYNIAFGSLVFMIEKVCDSSGEDPTCSRSVSGNSILDHLVYYGIQMGNEEGVSCRIILDPRVAAYRTMDIDGNFVLARNLSSTILRRSSEVKGQVDSM, encoded by the exons ATGGCAGCTAAATGGTGGTTAGCTGCGGCAATTTTGATATCTTTATGTGCAACTTCGACTGGAAGAG AGCTTAAGGTCAAGATCAAGCACAAGGGTCATCTGCCAGTGTACAATCACACACTTGCAAGAGTATTGGCAGAATATGCTTCAGCA GTCTACTGGTCAGATACAACACAATTATTTACTTGGACATGTGAAAGATGTAATGATCTCACCGAG GGTTTTGAAATGATAGAGCTAATTATTGATGTCCAACGCTGCCTCCAG GCATTTGTAGGAGTAGCAAAGGATCTCAATGCTATTATAATTGCATTTAGAGGCACTCAAGAAACCag CATACAGAATTGGGTTGCAGATTTGTACTGGAAGCAACTTGACATAGATTACCCTGGAATGGATAATGCAATG GTGCACCATGGTTTTTATACTGCATATCACAACACAACTTTACGTCCGGGAATTCTAAGTGCTGTTGAAAGAGCAAAGGAGTTATATGGTGATATTAAAATTATGTCGACAGGGCATTCAATGGGAGGAGCTATGGCTGCTTTCTGTGCACTGGATCTCACG GTCAATATTGGAGAGAAAGATGTTCAGGTTGTAACATTTGGACAACCTCGAATTGGTAATGCAGCTTTTGCATCCTACTATAGTGAATTCGTTCCTCGCACAATTAGGGTTACACATGAGCATGATATTGTGCCTCATTTGCCgccttattattattatttcccTCAGAAGACGTACCATCACTTCCCAACAGAG GTGTGGCTTTATAATATTGCTTTTGGAAGTTTAGTTTTTATGATTGAGAAGGTGTGTGATAGTTCTGGTGAAGATCCGACATGTAGCAG GTCAGTGTCTGGAAACAGCATTCTTGATCATTTGGTGTATTATGGTATTCAAATGGGTAACGAGGAAGGAGTTTCGTGCAGAATAATCCTGGATCCTCGTGTTGCTGCATACAGAACCATGGATATTGACGGAAATTTTGTGTTAGCTCGAAATTTATCATCCACTATTTTGAGAAGAAGCTCGGAAGTGAAGGGTCAGGTGGATTCAATGTAG
- the LOC113766877 gene encoding nucleolin 2-like: MGCGESKHAVATADTVSQSKRSNSKKANGQENPTVIERATDDVKTNTNASLEEPKKGAKVVVNEGENVNKDSGGAIVKESEIPKADDVTESEVPKADDVKESDHEGKGEAVVETVKEKENKETAVVPEDTKDESEKKDLKEGSTEETKKEEAGPDSPPKKAASEQQTDANEIVEDKGPTTETKSEEALTENKGNQDKEGEAAVQTTETKAEKAPDAKEEHATESSEKDPKTT, from the exons ATGGGTTGTGGGGAATCAAAACATGCTGTTGCCACGGCAGATACCGTCAGCCAAAGCAAGAGATCAAATTCTAAGAAGGCGAATGGTCAGGAGAATCCAACTGTCATCGAGAGAGCCACAGATGATGTGAAAACAAACACCAATGCATCCCTGGAAGAACCAAAAAAAGGTGCTAAGGTGGTTGTCAATGAAGGTGAGAATGTTAATAAAGATTCGGGAGGTGCCATTGTCAAAGAAAGCGAAATTCCAAAAGCTGATGATGTGACAGAAAGCGAGGTTCCAAAAGCCGATGATGTGAAAGAAAGCGATCATGAAGGAAAGGGAGAGGCTGTAGTCGAAACtgtcaaagaaaaagagaacaaaGAGACCGCGGTTGTTCCTGAGGATACAAAAGATGAGAGTGAAAAGAAAGATCTGAAGGAAGGAAGCACCGAGGAAACGAAAAAGGAGGAAGCTGGCCCTGATTCCCCACCCAAGAAAGCCGCATCTGAGCAGCAAACAGATGCAAATGAAATTGTGGAGGACAAGGGACCAACCACAGAGACAAAAAGTG AAGAGGCCCTTAcagaaaacaaaggaaatcaagatAAAGAGGGAGAAGCTGCCGTGCAAACTACTGAAACAAAAGCCGAGAAGGCTCCTGATGCTAAAGAG gAGCATGCAACTGAATCATCTGAAAAGGATCCAAAGACAACCTGA